The following are encoded together in the Montipora foliosa isolate CH-2021 chromosome 12, ASM3666993v2, whole genome shotgun sequence genome:
- the LOC137980962 gene encoding beta-1 adrenergic receptor-like, which produces MSINANLTEAAYVCSESFTEGIYHHLIFISTFSVFLCIITFSGNALILVALRKESTLGSPSKLLLRSLATSDLFVGMFSDPLGAIYWVSALKEHWSVCFYAISTGFFLNNALCTVSLLTTCAISVDRLLALSLGMRYRETVTLKRVYGIIITFWVLAAVHSAVSAKIFEFSNIFSYTVICVCLAVSMSSHTMIFFNLRKYRTRVHTGRSSEDPPIAKSSQQIEVGVAKHKKAVSSVLWIQLALLICYLPYSVIVALLNIRGHSELSQTLVLIRQYGVVFVLVNSALNPLLYCWKIPDVRRAVVSTLKNCRCS; this is translated from the coding sequence ATGTCAATAAATGCGAACCTTACAGAGGCAGCGTACGTCTGCTCAGAAAGCTTCACCGAAGGAATCTACCATCACCTGATATTTATCTCAACTTTTAGTGTTTTTCTGTGCATTATCACATTCTCGGGTAACGCTTTAATATTAGTTGCCCTCCGTAAAGAGTCTACCCTTGGTTCACCGTCCAAACTGTTGCTTCGTAGCTTGGCTACAAGTGATCTCTTTGTTGGTATGTTCTCCGATCCTTTGGGTGCTATCTATTGGGTATCTGCCCTAAAAGAGCACTGGAGCGTTTGCTTCTATGCAATATCCACTGGTTTTTTCCTAAACAACGCTTTGTGTACAGTGTCTTTGTTGACCACTTGTGCTATAAGCGTGGACAGACTTCTTGCTTTGTCATTGGGAATGAGGTACAGGGAAACCGTAACTTTGAAACGTGTGTACGGAATAATTATAACGTTTTGGGTTTTGGCTGCAGTCCATTCAGCTGTCTCCGCAAagatttttgaattttccaaTATATTTAGTTACACAGTGATATGTGTTTGTTTGGCAGTCTCTATGTCCTCGCACACAATGATTTTCTTTAATCTTCGTAAATATCGAACCAGAGTTCATACAGGGCGCTCAAGTGAAGATCCACCAATTGCTAAAAGTAGTCAGCAAATTGAAGTCGGCGTAGCAAAGCATAAAAAGGCGGTGTCCAGTGTATTATGGATTCAGCTGGCGTTGCTGATCTGTTATCTACCATACTCTGTGATCGTAGCATTGCTTAACATCAGAGGTCACAGTGAACTGTCCCAAACTCTTGTTTTAATTAGACAATATGGAGTGGTTTTCGTGTTGGTAAACTCTGCATTGAACCCACTTCTCTACTGTTGGAAGATTCCAGATGTAAGACGAGCTGTCGTCTCAACATTGAAAAACTGCCGCTGTTCATAG
- the LOC137980960 gene encoding beta-1 adrenergic receptor-like, whose amino-acid sequence MSINANLTNLTKALYVCSESFTEGIYHHLIFISTFSVFLCIITFSGNALILVALRKESTLGSPSKLLLRSLATSDLFVGMFSDPLVAIYWVSALKEHWSVCYYAISTGFFLKNALCTVSLLTTCAISVDRLLALSLGIRYRETVTLKRVYGIIITFWVLAAVHSAFSVNNFEFSDIFSHTVICVCLAVSMSSHTMIFFSLRKYRIRVHTGRSSEDPPIAESSQEVEVSVAKHRKAVSSVLWIQLALLICYLPYFVIVALLYIRGHSEPSKNLVLSRQYGVVFVLVNSALNPLLYCWKIPDVRQAVVSTLKNCRCS is encoded by the coding sequence ATGTCAATAAATGCGAACCTTACAAACCTTACAAAGGCACTGTACGTCTGCTCAGAAAGCTTCACCGAAGGAATTTACCATCACCTGATATTTATCTCAACTTTTAGTGTTTTTCTGTGCATTATCACATTCTCGGGTAACGCTTTAATACTAGTTGCCCTCCGTAAAGAGTCTACACTTGGTTCACCGTCCAAACTGTTGCTTCGTAGCTTGGCGACAAGTGATCTCTTTGTTGGTATGTTCTCCGATCCTTTGGTTGCTATCTATTGGGTATCTGCCCTAAAAGAGCACTGGAGCGTTTGCTACTACGCAATATCCACTGGTTTTTTCCTAAAAAACGCTTTGTGTACCGTGTCTTTGTTGACCACTTGTGCTATAAGCGTGGACAGACTTCTGGCTTTGTCATTGGGAATAAGGTACAGGGAAACCGTAACTTTGAAACGTGTGTACGGAATAATTATAACGTTTTGGGTTTTGGCTGCAGTCCATTCAGCTTTCTCCGTAAACAATTTTGAATTTTCCGATATATTTAGTCACACAGTCATATGTGTTTGTCTGGCAGTCTCTATGTCCTCGCACACAATGATTTTCTTTAGTCTTCGTAAATATCGTATCAGAGTTCATACAGGGCGCTCTAGTGAAGATCCACCAATTGCTGAAAGTAGTCAGGAAGTTGAAGTCAGTGTAGCAAAGCATAGAAAGGCGGTGTCCAGTGTGTTATGGATTCAACTGGCGTTGCTGATCTGTTATCTACCATACTTTGTGATCGTAGCATTGCTTTACATCAGAGGTCACAGTGAACCGTCCAAAAATCTTGTTTTAAGTAGACAATATGGAGTGGTTTTCGTGTTGGTAAACTCAGCATTGAACCCACTTCTCTACTGTTGGAAGATTCCAGATGTAAGACAAGCTGTCGTCTCAACATTGAAAAACTGCCGCTGTTCATAG